The following coding sequences lie in one uncultured Bacteroides sp. genomic window:
- a CDS encoding PorT family protein translates to MKKIMLLAFLIFPTLLMAGEIAPSDTTIYVNGKKLVIKENNDKIKIKVYEQKAQGDTIENDQIFEGIYRDGKSTEKRMSNSINIPIPKLGSGHSYSNRITDPHWAGFGMGFTNFADNKMNLNNVNGVDLISSSSKEFIVNFYERAWNISKCGLAIVSGTGFRFDSYHFDGNKALIEINGVTELRTAPAGGRYDDSKLHTSYFTIPLLLEYQKRIPHTGPLYLSAGVVGNVKLCSSSKVKLNDESGSHKQKLGSDLNIRPVSMDFLVQAGVGCFGMYARYSPQTLFEGGKGPEIHPVSIGLILHLDM, encoded by the coding sequence ATGAAAAAGATTATGTTACTTGCTTTCCTAATATTTCCCACACTCTTAATGGCTGGGGAGATAGCTCCTTCCGACACTACTATTTATGTAAACGGAAAGAAATTAGTGATTAAAGAGAACAATGATAAGATTAAAATCAAGGTGTACGAACAAAAGGCTCAGGGCGATACCATAGAGAATGATCAAATATTCGAAGGCATATACCGGGATGGAAAGAGTACTGAGAAACGCATGTCCAATAGTATAAATATTCCTATCCCTAAGCTAGGGTCAGGACATTCATATTCAAATCGTATAACGGACCCTCACTGGGCCGGTTTTGGAATGGGCTTTACCAACTTTGCCGACAACAAGATGAACTTGAACAATGTAAATGGAGTTGATCTGATATCAAGTAGTTCAAAAGAATTCATTGTGAACTTTTACGAGCGTGCATGGAACATATCTAAGTGTGGATTAGCGATTGTTAGTGGAACCGGATTCCGTTTTGATAGTTATCACTTTGACGGGAATAAGGCGCTTATTGAAATTAACGGAGTTACCGAACTGAGAACAGCTCCTGCAGGAGGAAGATATGACGACAGTAAACTGCATACCTCCTACTTCACCATACCTTTGCTGCTTGAATATCAAAAAAGGATTCCACACACAGGTCCCCTTTATCTCTCGGCAGGCGTTGTGGGTAATGTAAAATTATGCTCTTCGTCCAAAGTGAAACTAAACGATGAAAGTGGTAGCCATAAGCAAAAGCTAGGAAGCGACTTAAACATTCGCCCGGTATCAATGGATTTCCTGGTACAAGCAGGTGTAGGATGTTTCGGAATGTATGCAAGATACTCCCCACAGACTCTTTTTGAAGGAGGAAAAGGACCTGAAATTCACCCTGTTTCCATCGGACTGATTCTCCATTTAGATATGTAA